A stretch of DNA from Alicyclobacillus acidocaldarius subsp. acidocaldarius Tc-4-1:
CAGGCACTGCAAGGAGGGTGAGGAGTGCACCAAGCAGCGCCACGCCCGCCAGCAGACCCATGGTGACGCTCAAGCCCGCGGCTTTGAGGATACCCGGCAGCACGAATGCGCCGAGGAACGCGCCAATCTTGCCAGCCGCCGCCGAGATCCCATGCGCCGTGCCGCGCAGATTCGTCGGGAACGCTTCCGACGGCACGAGGAACGTCGTCGTATTCGGGCCGAATTCGATGAAGAAGTAGCTCACCGCGTACAGCAGCAGGAACAGAATGGGCATCTTCGCGATGCTCGGCACCAGGAACAGCGCCGCATATGCGGCCGCCATCACCACGAAGCCGAGGCTCTGGATGAATTTGCGCCCCCACTTGTCCATCAGGTTGGCCGCCACGAAATAGCCCGGCAGCGCAGCCACCATGAAAATGGCGGTGGCGACGAGCGTCGTGGTGACGAGCTGCGCGTGCGGCAGCAGCGCCTTCAGAATGAGCTGCGACGAGACGCTGTTCCCATAGAACGCCACGTCAATCAGGAACCAGCTGCCCGCGGTACCGAGCAGGCGGAACAGGTGCTTCGGCGTCCACAGCGACTGTTTGGCGATCACGGCGCGCGAAGCGGACTCCTCCAAGGCTCGCACGGCCTGGCCCGTCAGTTGCTGCGCCGCGCTCGCCGCCGCATCTGCGTCCTGCTTCACGGCCATGAGGTAGCGCGGCGACTCGGGCATCCTGCGGCGCAGGTAGATGACAGATGCCGCCGGAATGGCACCGAGCGCGAGCATGATGCGCCACGCGATGTCATGCGGGATACCCACCGAGAGCAGGATAGACGCCACGAGCGGCCCCGCCAA
This window harbors:
- a CDS encoding MFS transporter, which codes for MDESRLSGFHWKTMFTAGMGFFTDAYDLFIIGTVTAILTPLWHLSTAQLSILNSTSLAAAALGALFFGKLMDKLGRKAMYGFEVIMLAVGAILSACAPSFIWLVIFRFIVGLGVGGDYPTSSVIMTEYSNRKNRGFMVTMVFAMQGLGLLAGPLVASILLSVGIPHDIAWRIMLALGAIPAASVIYLRRRMPESPRYLMAVKQDADAAASAAQQLTGQAVRALEESASRAVIAKQSLWTPKHLFRLLGTAGSWFLIDVAFYGNSVSSQLILKALLPHAQLVTTTLVATAIFMVAALPGYFVAANLMDKWGRKFIQSLGFVVMAAAYAALFLVPSIAKMPILFLLLYAVSYFFIEFGPNTTTFLVPSEAFPTNLRGTAHGISAAAGKIGAFLGAFVLPGILKAAGLSVTMGLLAGVALLGALLTLLAVPEMKQKSLEDTEEIQVSPQATAHHSIVG